TCACATTGTGAAAACCTTGATGGTTTTTCTCGAAGCCATTTTGGTCTTTGGATAGAGTGCTCCCATATTTAATACGCAATCTCCTGGCTAAGGCTTTAGCACTAATTCTTGAGTCGGAGTTCAGAAGGGAAATCGGTCTAACTTTCACATTTTGTTGGGGATTTATCAGGCTTCAGAATGAGAGTAAAACACTCCTTAGAGAGGTGGGGAAGCTTGCTGAAAGGATTCCGCATACAGTACATTGCAaatttattcagaccccttgactttttccatattttgttacgttacagccttattataaaatagattaaatgtttttttccctcgtcaatctacacagtaccccataatgacaaagcaaacacaggtttttagaaatttgacaaaacaaaacaaaaacatttacataagtattcagaccctttactcagtactttgttgaagcaccttttggcagagattacagactcgagtcttcttgtgtatgacgctacaagcttggcacacctgtatttggggagtttctcacaatattctctgcagatcctctcaagctctgtcaggttagatggggagtgtcggcacacagctattttctggtttctccagagatgttcaagtccgggctcaggctgggccactcaaggacattgacacttgtcctgaagccactcctatgttgttttggctgtgtatttagggttgttgtcctgttggaaggtgaacctttgccacaGTCAGAGCTCCTGAgcaccctggagcaggttttcatcaagggtctctctgtattttgctcctttcatctttccactcgatcctgattagtcccccagtcacctccctgaccaaggcccttctcccccgatctcagtttggctggacggccagctctagaaagattattggtggttccaaactttttccatttaagaataatggaggatTTTCGATCATATCCTTGTCTAAAATGATGGTCACTCACATGCAAGCCTAACATCATGTGCAAAGGGCCTCTGGGTAACGTAGCACATTATTCAGTGGTATCACTTTTTCTCCACAGGCTGTTCATTTCTGATCTTTGATACTTTCTTGGTTTATTAAGGTATcatgggatatatatatatatatatatatacatatatatactacGATAACGCTATATATGTATGGACCATTTTGTTACttagtgttaggttctaattctcagagtaaaaactcaacggacactatgaaagctcaaaccaagtttattcttctcAGAGGATGTAGCTGCATTAGAGAAAGACATTgctcacacaagcactgatatttaaccctttctcctaggctgagtctcctcctacacatctgaacaaACAGTTTTCTGCCTTAAGCAGTTAAGATACAAAGTGATACAGCGTGTCTTTCTCACTTaacgtattcttatcggcagactcaatagccttggtttctctaatgactgcctcgcctggttcaccatctACTCCTCAGATATAgtccagtgtgtcaaatcggagggcctgttgtccggacttctggcattctctatgggggtaccacagggttcaattctcgggccgactcttttctctgtatatatcaatgatgtcgctcttgctgctggtgatttcctgatccacctctacgcagacgacaccattctgtatacttctggcccttccttggacactgtgctaactagcctccaaacgagcttcaatgccatataacactccttccgtggcctccaactgctcttaaacactagtaaaactaaattcatgctcttcaaccgttcgctgcccttTTAGCCACacttctgacctagaatatgtggacaactataaatacctaggtgtctggctagaccgtaaactctccttccagactcatattaaacatctccaatccaaaatcaaatctagaatcggctttctatttcgcaacaaagcctcctttactcacgccgccaaacttaccctagtaaaactgactatcctaccgatcctcgactttggcgacgtcatctacaaaatagcttccaatactctactcagcaaactggatgcagtctatcacagtgccatccgttttgttaccaaatcaccacataccacccaccactgcgacctgtatgctctagtcggctggcccttgctacatattcgtcgccagacccactggctccaggtcatctataagtctatgctaggtaaagctccgccttatctcagctcactggtcacgataacaacacccacccatagcacacgttccagcaggtatatctcactggtcatccccaaagccaacacctcctttggccgcctttccttccagttctctgctgccagtgattggaacgaattgcaaaaatcgctgaagttggagacttttatatttccctcaccaactttaaacatcagctatctgagcagctaaccgatcgctgcagctgtacatagtccatctgtaaatagcccacccaatctacctacctcatccccatactgtttttattttatttacttttctgctcttttgcacaccagtatctctacttgcatcatctgctcatttatcactccagtgttaatctgctaaattgtaattattcactactatggcctatttattgccaaccttctcatgccttttgcacacactgtatatagactttctttttttctactgtgtcattgacttatTGTGTAATTGgcttgtttgtttatttcatgtgtaactctgtgttgttgtctgtgtcacactgctttgctttatcttggccaggtcgcagttgtaaatgagaacttgttctcaactagcctatacctgctgaaaaaaaatgaaaaaaagtgacctgacctcaatccccttcatcactaatccatggctctctccccttatcaataCCTGACATGTGATTGCTTTCCCTGCACTCAGCACATTCCAATCTTAATTGCACACACCATATACCTTCCCCTACAGATAACCATttacttctggtgtagaccctctaaaCCTAAGCTCTCAATATTTCAATAGGATACCTGATAATTAACCCTATCCCAAGGTCAGGAGTTAGTACCCAGAATCCATCAGTAGCTACAAGCTAAATACCCTGTGTTGTGGTATCAGGCTAGGAATATGTTATTGAAAGTATGTGAATGTAAGATTTTGAAACTGTGATGGGGGTCATATTCTCGAATTCCCAGAGTGCCCTGTTAGGGTGAAAGTGATTGAGGTGTCAAGGATCAGGGCTGTACAGCAAATCTCTTATGTGGAGGTGGAATAGATGTGGAGGTGGTGAAGAGAGTTATCGGGGCAAAAGACCACAGTTCTGATGCAGATATGGAGGTGGATGCACCGCAACTAGTTGCAAATGTTGTACGTCAATCAAGTGATCTGGATACACTTACTGTGAAGGTGGATGTTTTTAGTATTTATAGCCACAGTTATTAATTGTACTGCACAAAAAGTCCAAGAATCTGGACCTCATATCTGCAGCTGAGACATTTTTGGGCCTCCAAGCCCGAAAGGACTACTGTTGCCAGAGAAcgtaatattaatttctctaccataagccgcttcaatgttgttttagagaatttggcagtatgcccaaCCAGCCTCACATCGGCAGACCACCatatatggcgttgtgtgggcgtgTGGTTTGCTGATGACAATGTTGTGAACAGTGTGCCCTGTGGTGATAtcggggttatggtatgggcaggcataagctacagacaatgaacacaattgaatttaacaatggcaattttaatgcacagagaaaccatgataagatcccgaggcccattgtcctgccattcatcctccgccatcacctcatgtttcagcatgacaatacactgccccatgtcgcaaggatctgtacacaattgaaaatgtcccagttcttccatggcctgcatactcaccagacatgtcaccctttGAACATGGAAACCATTTACTCGGATTCCTTTAATTAGGATGTTTACTTTGCTAACAGTGGAAATTATTGTTCATGCCACAAGAGGTAGGCTACCTGATTCTGGCAAATGGGTTCCAGAACGAAAGACAAAAAAAGTGACAGGTGCTGGAGGATCCAACTGAAATTAAGCACTTCCCTTCTCATATAACAGGGTAGGGCCATTCCATGTATCCACCAAACCAAGATAGACAACAGCcggtcgtttccaatgggaagagataagtcatagtgggcagagccaagcacgagctagtgagatcctattggcgcgctCTAGCGCACAGCTGCATATTTCTGTTAGGGAACGCCTCCTCTATGAAGCActtgtgtgcaataactcaattcgacTTTGCGTTCCTTCTCaacgtctttaaaaaaaaacttttgcaaagggtgaagtctacaaaacttggtccactctgttcacaactgattttagttttgggaacagaaaactgtactAAGATCAGATGTTTCATCGATTAGAACatttgcagaatgtcggccaaaatccatctagttccatcttctcccactgccggccagtgggcttcctctcactaccctatttgatagtgagtggaaacgctaagcggatgcttcacattcctacatccagtgaaatatctgtctcattgttctaccTGTGGCTGCACTGTGGTAGTGGGGGAACAGGAAGTTCTGGGTACACAACATTCTTCAGAATAAAGAAAGAACCAGAACTGTGATGTCAAGAAGATAAACTTTTGTGTCCGTTTCTATTTATTACAACAGGTCTGTAACAGCACGTTTAAACGTTCTAATATCAAAACAACATGTCATACCACGCTAGGTAACAAACCTGTTTAGGTATTATCACGTTTGGTAAAGGTTTGATGTGTTATGTTGTGTCAAACTGAGTGAAGAACGTGATAAACAATTTTACAAGTCACATAGCTACGGTTAGATACTTTGGGTTTGTCTGAATGGATATACAAAATTTCCTCAAGAATCTATTTATTTGAGATATCTGAGTTTGTTTAGCATGTTATTGGTTTTGTGTAAAATTCACGAGCTGGTAAAATGGAGCTGTCCACTCTGTCTGCTCCAACAGACTTCAGTGCTGGTGCAGAGAGACCATTTCATGGTCACACTACAGTTTTGAAGCTTAATATAATGATCATCAGTTTTCTACATGTGTACTAATATTCAGACACCTTCAGTTGCTTCTATCTTTATCTATAAATGTTACTTTGATGTGAACGGAAATACTACAACAATTGGTTTTTGATTGGAATAATACAGTGAAGACAAGGTTATTCAGGAAAATAGTACATAGTGCTGCTTAAAACACTGCAACCTTGTACTAAATGGTTTTTAGTCAATTATGCGAATTCGGGAAAATCTATTATAGGTTAAGTGCACTTACGTTGTGTAGACTAATTAAAACAGGTACTTTGTCTAAATGTAATGAATTCATGTTTTGTTTTAAATGCTTATCTACCTGATCTATTGAAATTGAAATTAGATCAGTGCTTAACTTGGACAGAATGTTAACAGTATTTTGGAGCTCCTGCTCCTAAAAATGAGTACCgacacctatttcagtccaagtcaagcactgaaaTAGATCATTTAACAAGAagaaatattatatattttattgaGAATAAAGAAAGTGCCAGAACTGTCAAGACAActttctgtgtctgtttctcaatGTTACTACAGGACAACTGGAATTAAGTCTGAGGCCGGTAACATCAATAGTGAGGACaaacccagcctgcctctctccttccacactgagtCCAAACCTACAGTCACTGGGTCCTGATTGTGAGAGTGGAGCCCAGTTTGCTctgcaggatccagagatggcatcagtgaaactggaagactgcagtcaaacactggagctgaatgtcaacattaaagatgaagaagaTAAGATTGAGAAATATCTTTCTCATggtaagagaatgccaagactgcgcaatgctgtcatcaaggcaaagggtggctatttgaagaatctcaaataaaatgtataatgtattttgatttgtttaacactttattggttactacatatgattccatatgtattatttcatagttttgatgtctttactatatacaatgtagaaaatagtaaaaataaagaaaaaccattgaatgagtaggtgttctaaaacttttgacctgtagtgtatatcacacaactgactggttcttctgatgttgttcacacaggagacaaTGTTGAGACATTCTCGACATCCAGAGAACAACAGCAGGAAGCTCACAGAGCTAAGAGGTCTCACCACTGCCCACATTGTGAGGAGAATTTTTCAATTCTATCAAAGCTAAAATTACATGtaaaaatacacacaggagagaatctGTTTTCCTGTACTGACTGTGGGAAGAATTTCACAACCTCAAAGGCTCTgacagttcatcagagagtgcacagaggagagaagccttattcctgctctgactgtggggcgAGATTCTCTCAACTGGGCACCTTAAAAAGACATGaacgtatacacacaggagagaagccttactcctgctctgactgtggggcgAGTTTCTCTCAACTGGGCGACTTAAAAACACAtgaacgtatacatacaggagagaagccttactcctgctctgactgtgaaaAATGCTTCAAAAGATCAACTGCTCTAAAAGTTCACCAAAGAaatcacacaggagaaaagccttactcctgctctgactgtggaaagagtttctctcAACTGGGCGACTTAAAAACACAtgaacgtatacatacaggagagaagccttactcctgctctgactgtgaaaAATGCTTCAAAACATCAACTGAGCAAAAAgttcaccagagaacacacacaggagagaagccttactcctgctctgactgtggaaagagcTTCTCTCAACTGGGGGACTTAAAAACACAtgaacgtatacatacaggagTGAAGCCTtattcctgctctgactgtggaaagagtttctctcAACTGGGCCACTTAAAAACACAtgaacgtatacatacaggagtgaagccttactcctgctctgactgtggaaagagtttctctcAACTGGACAACTTAAAAAGACATGAACGTGTACATACAGGagtgaagccttactcctgctctgactgtggaaagagtttctctAAACTGGACAACTTAAAAAGACAtgaacgtatacatacaggagagaaaccttaatCCTGCTCTTAATGTGGCAAGAGTTTCTCCCGATTGGGCAATGTAAAGACACACCACCGGATACACACTTGACTGAAGCCTTATCACTGCACTGACTGTGAGAAGAGATTCTACAGATTGGGCCATTTAAAAAGACACCAATGTATACATGAAGGAGAGAAGCCTCATCAGTTCTCTCAGACCAGCTAAGATTAGACACTCCACTTAATTGTCACGTCATTAAATAATTGGCAAATGAAGCGTAGAGCGCTCTATTGTaaaaggacacctgctctttccatgacagactgaccagttgaacCCAGGTGGGCTAAGGAATGAAAACACTGGACACTGAAAATTGTAAAACTGttgcctggtctgatgaatccctgTTCCTGCTGTTTCATGCTGATGGGAGGACTGGGGTATGGAGGAAACCACGAGGACAtacatccagtggtggaaaaagtacctaaatagaaaatgactcaattaaaagtgaaagtcacccagtaaaatactactggaGTAAAAGTCTAGAAGTATTTGATTgtaaatatacttaagaatcaaaagtaaaagtgtgaataatttcaaattccttaaattaagcaaaccagaaggcacaactgtcttgtttttttaatattacagatagccaggagcagactccaacactctgacatcatttacaaatgaagcatttgtgtttagtgagtccgccagatcagaggcagtggggaggaccagggatgttatcttataagtgtgtgaattggaccattttctgtcctgctaatcataaaaaaatgtaacaagtacgtTTGGGTGTCAAGGAGTAAAAAGTgcattattttcattaggaatgtagtgaaataagTTGTCAAATATAAGTAGTCCAGTACAGATACTACTAAAGTAGTTATTTAAATaatttttacttaaatactttacactGCCTGCATCCATGCCGTGTGTCAGCATTGCAggctggtggtgtgatggttgggGTGTGTTTTCAGGACACACATTGGGGGGGACTTGATAAAAGTTGAGCAATGTTTGAATGCCAGAGGATATCTAAACATCATTGCCAATCAGGTCCCTCCCTTCATGGCAGCAGTTTATCCATCTGCAAGTTTTTTTTTTCAGCAGTATTATGCCACAAGGCttgtccaggaatggttccaAGAACAGCTCACTGAATTCACTGTAATTGTGCATCTGTGGGAGAAGATGAAACAAGCTATTCAGAGTAGATCCActcccagccaacttgacacaattgtgtgaagcattggagtcaacatgggccaggttCCCTGTGAAATGCACACAACACCTTTGACAGTCTATGCCATGACGATTTGAGGATGTTCTGAGGACAAAGGTGGGTGAAActccatattaggaaggtgtttctgaTGTTTTGTACTCTGTGTATATCAGAAAAGAATGGTGTGATGATTAGTTTGGGTGGATTATTTTACATTACTAAATAACCTTTGTTCAATGATAAATGTAGAGCTTGTATGTATACTATGCATTTTTTGTGTTTCCTGtttgaccccaggaagagtagccgctggggatcctaataaaaatacTAAATGTATCAGATATTGATGACGTGTTGATCAGTTTTCACCATTAGTCATTTAATGAATGTTTCATTCAATGTGTTTTGATGGgatatagtagtaaaggccaaattctgtattttatcaaatcatttttaaatatatatttttttttatacctaaTGTCCTAAAATACCAAATAAATGATCTAAACAATCCATGGTATGATCTTCTTAAAACCATCCCATATGTCAGCATTGTATTGTAATGCATTATTAGTCTTTTTATGGTGCCAAAGTCCAGGGACAGCATTACAACCAGGATCCAATAATGACCCAGTTACTATTGGGGGAATGGAACCAGAGAGGAAGCTTGTGTTACCTTTCTCACACCACTACAGTATTCATTTCAACAGACCTTTTCCACGACCCATTGTTAGAGCTCAATCTATACCAAAGACTATATAGAGGGTCAGACTGTTAATGGAGTGGTAGGCTCTATGAAAGGAaagtttttacaaaaaaaaatttctctgtattttgttcattagtccactgttaatacaatgccaaaggttgcatgttcgcaATCAAGTTAGAGCACTTTCAGTACAGAGAAAAAAGTGGGATGCTTATGCAAATTATATGTAAATTAGCTAAATAATAATTGCATATAATTTGCATCACACCTTTTGGTATGTACTACATTGTTTTcccatcctggtcctggggatccATAGAGGTGAGCTTGtttgtttttgccctaacactcacacactggattcAACTAAACAACTCAAGCCTTTGAATTGAATAAGGTATgatagtgctagggcaaaaacacaCGTGTACACCCCTTTGGGACCAGGATTGGGGAACACTGCTGTACTGAAAATCCTCCATCTTCAGAACTTCACTGCTGAAGTGCACATTATTTGGATTGTTTGAGGAAACCAAGGTGGACATTTGTAATTTgattgaactatccctttaattagAGTTCCATTAGATATGCATTTGCTCTAAGCATGCGCTAAATTCATTTATTTTATAAAAGTGCTTTTGTCATCACTTAAGAAGGCTAGACGAACCTAatgtgtgctcgcatactcccttaaaagaccttcgcttgaaaaatgagaaaaagTGGCAGTagcactgtttgtccattttgagacgccaTAGAACCCTTTCTCTGTTCACAAATTATAATTGGATTTTAAGGtttgtatgaatgtcctgcttcaTAAAATGTTTGTCATCacaaatcaactgcattatactTAAACACTTTAATCAGTAAAATGTTTTTCGCTATAGCCTATATCAATGAGCATTCTGTAATCTTAGCGACTGTTCAAGAAAGAATAAAAACAACATTGTAAGGGTATATAAACCCAAAGTTATTTGTTTGGAAGTAATAAAAACGTATATCTACACTACTGCTGCCAAGAGTCACACACCTCTGTGAGTGACGTCAGTGTGTCGAGTACTGAAAAAGGGTCTATcgccacttcctcaaaatagatAACTCAAATCTGTCATTAATGTTGAGTGCTGTTGACCAATGAAGGGGCTTAAACTTCGACTACCGACTTCAGCAGAAGACTTGCAAGgaaaaaataaaagtatgtacATGCTAGGCCTATTAATTTAGACATTGGTGATTTTACCACTGTAATCAGATCAACATTATGTTATGGTCATTCAATTGATTAGCCCACTAACCACGTGTTAAATGTGTAGTGTAGCCTACACTGTGTAGGACTATGAATTGGGAAGCTATAGGCTATTTGTTAATAGGTCAATTATGTTCTGGCCCGCAGACTAGCTACAAGCCCAACAACAAATTGACTGGAGGCCAAACCTAGTTGccaacccctgttctatattGTAAATTCAATCTTCCCCTTCACCATCATCATCAGATAATTCAAACGTGTGGATATCGTGCTAAACATGAAGGACTCATTGTCTCTGTGAATATAAATTATGTTGTTCCCCACCAGTGCCCTCAGAAGAGGAAACAACGATACAATGTAGTCTAACAACATCTCTCTCAAACAGCACAGATGTGATTCACTGTAGAAGCACTGGTCCTcttacattttaattccaggttgcatATTACAATATTTAAAGGCATATCAGATGGTCTGCTCTGACCATAACAGTCACACCACCATAGGGTTGGTTGGTAAAAGATTGAAATGGGTAAATAATGTACCCATGAAAACCCTATGAAATAGCTCCCCAATACCATCTGATGTATATATTTCATGTATTACATGAATGGTGACCACAACCCTTCCAACAATACATTTAAATCATGTTTTACTGTGATTGTTTCCACCCTGCTGAATGTATTCAATGTATTCCATTTCAAATGTGTCCCAGTGCAGCTTTACATCCAGGCTATTATGACACATCTGGCAGTTTCTTCTATGTTTCTAGGCCCAGTACAATGGAAAACATGTAGTGTTTTGGTCACTACCATTCCACGAAAATACAATGCTGTATTTTTTTCATTGTACTACAATCTTACATTTTTGTAAGGGCTGTTCTTCACATCAGGGTGCTGCTGCAGGTTCTCTGCGTCTCTTGACCATGTAAGGCGGGCCGGGCACAAAGATCAAGACgcgctctccacctccctctggtAGTCATTTAGCCTGATAACACATCACATCCGACCgacacaagcaaaaactaaatgtAGCAGCCTGTACACCTAATCATTAGCGAGCTGACATGCTATACTGCACTAACAGCAGCAGCTACATAGTCTAACTTACTATGGCCCTGTCCCTCTGGCCAGGGTAAACAAAGTGGTAATGTTGtgtattgtatatacagtatttaatttcaaaccatttattttatttaagagAAAAAAGTGGTTGCCCAGCATATATTCATGTACAAACATTTTTcattatatttgtgtcatttagcagatgctcttatccagagtgacttatagGACAAATAAGGGTTAATTGACTTGCTGAAGGGCAcaatgacagatttttcacctagtcagctcgggattcaaaccagcaacctttcagttactggcccaacactcttaaccgctaggctacctgccgccagatCAATTAACTTCAACAGTTATTCAAATACATTCATCATCAATGACTACAACAATGAATCTAGTATTAAAATACAGTTTAATAAACAAGTAGTCGATTCATAGCCTGTTTATCATTAAACAAAAGTTGTTTAGTAATATAAAATAATCCACCCGAACTAATGCTAAAAACTGATCATCACACCATCCTTACCTGATATagattgagtgtacaaaacataagaaacaccttcctaatattgagttgcagccccctttgtcctcagaacacagggatgctggtccatgtggactccaatgcttcctacaattgtgtcaagttggctgggagTGGATCTACTCTGAAtagctcgttccatctcctcccaCAGATGCACAATTACTGTGAATTCAGTGTAATGTTATtggaaccattcctggacaaGCCTTGTGGGAGGGATAAACTGCTGCCATGAAGGGATGCACCTGATTGCCAATGATGTTTAGATATCATGTGGCATTCAAACATTGCTCATCTTTTATCAAGAG
This DNA window, taken from Oncorhynchus tshawytscha isolate Ot180627B unplaced genomic scaffold, Otsh_v2.0 Un_contig_2903_pilon_pilon, whole genome shotgun sequence, encodes the following:
- the LOC121845944 gene encoding zinc finger protein 501-like; amino-acid sequence: MRTNPACFSPSTLSPNLQSLGPDCDSGAQFALQDPEMTSVKLEDCSQKLELNVNIKDEEEEKSVSLRQLELSLRPVTSIVRTNPACLSPSTLSPNLQSLGPDCESGAQFALQDPEMASVKLEDCSQTLELNVNIKDEEDKIEKYLSHGDNVETFSTSREQQQEAHRAKRSHHCPHCEENFSILSKLKLHVKIHTGENLFSCTDCGKNFTTSKALTVHQRVHRGEKPYSCSDCGARFSQLGTLKRHERIHTGEKPYSCSDCGASFSQLGDLKTHERIHTGEKPYSCSDCEKCFKRSTALKVHQRNHTGEKPYSCSDCGKSFSQLGDLKTHERIHTGEKPYSCSDCEKCFKTSTEQKVHQRTHTGEKPYSCSDCGKSFSQLGDLKTHERIHTGVKPYSCSDCGKSFSQLGHLKTHERIHTGVKPYSCSDCGKSFSQLDNLKRHERVHTGVKPYSCSDCGKSFSKLDNLKRHERIHTGEKP